A single genomic interval of Polaribacter vadi harbors:
- a CDS encoding RagB/SusD family nutrient uptake outer membrane protein, which produces MKKILNLKRITSILFILLITTSCELEEVNREIQDTDLVYTSVTGYEGVINYAYNSLYYFYGKLDGIGAQEMGTDLWWSESYLSPYTQYGSELTTTQGQNQVFWQGFYAAINYANLGIYYADKVTDYTDEQRNEKVAEAYFIRGWSYLQIVEQYGGVVLRTLPSSIDSEKENFPVRSTELEFYDLILSDLEFAAKYLPVSQGAEKGRASKKAALGMLAKAYLQRTRLGDEALYASKALKVAKDLIDNQAAYGCGLWESTDTESGYAQLWDGPNNKNNKEFLFLESIDPNDETRANPEGNNRGRTRQYYEMDLKNVGAEWGTTEKNCAWYGRANSNGIKPTKYLLTEIFTPEKNPADTRFQNTFFTEYYNSRWSDFKISSEVLAKYEKDPALAGHVIKNTAGTYYSGEVYYDGRTVYRPTVNASGNVNMVDNDSDGYLDGISVFTPNYPMTAAEKYSLPFLIATPDEMFDSSGRWVTDASSSLGAYYKKCYPSFNKFSSIYWIYNNQRWLGDVPILRLGDVYLIAAEAALRASNDQATAAGYVNTLRKRAAITSRQNEMIVPVGQVDLDFILAERARELTGEQVRWEDLKRFGKLNNTYLNRTNPDITGFVDDKHIVRPVPQSFLDAIGNANEFGTNGY; this is translated from the coding sequence AAAAATATTAAATTTAAAAAGAATAACATCAATACTATTTATACTATTGATTACAACTTCTTGCGAATTAGAAGAAGTTAATAGAGAAATACAAGATACAGATTTGGTTTACACTTCTGTAACTGGTTATGAAGGTGTAATTAACTATGCCTACAATAGTCTATATTATTTTTATGGTAAATTAGATGGTATAGGTGCTCAAGAAATGGGGACTGATTTATGGTGGTCTGAATCTTATTTATCACCATATACACAATATGGAAGTGAATTAACAACTACTCAAGGTCAAAACCAAGTATTTTGGCAAGGGTTCTACGCTGCTATCAACTATGCTAACTTAGGTATATATTATGCAGATAAAGTTACAGATTACACAGATGAACAAAGAAATGAAAAAGTAGCAGAGGCTTACTTTATTAGAGGATGGTCCTATTTACAAATTGTAGAACAATATGGTGGTGTTGTTCTTAGAACGTTACCCTCATCTATTGATTCAGAAAAAGAAAATTTTCCTGTTCGTAGTACAGAACTTGAATTTTACGACTTAATCTTAAGCGACTTAGAGTTTGCTGCAAAATACTTACCTGTATCTCAAGGTGCAGAAAAAGGACGTGCTTCTAAAAAAGCAGCACTTGGCATGCTTGCAAAAGCATATCTTCAAAGAACAAGATTAGGTGATGAAGCATTGTATGCTTCTAAAGCATTAAAAGTTGCCAAAGACCTTATAGATAATCAAGCAGCATATGGTTGTGGTCTATGGGAAAGCACTGACACAGAATCTGGATATGCACAGTTATGGGATGGCCCAAATAATAAAAACAATAAAGAGTTTTTGTTCTTAGAATCTATAGACCCAAATGATGAAACTAGAGCAAATCCTGAAGGAAATAATAGAGGTCGTACAAGACAATATTATGAAATGGACTTAAAAAATGTTGGCGCAGAATGGGGAACTACAGAAAAAAACTGTGCTTGGTATGGTAGAGCAAATAGCAACGGTATAAAACCAACAAAGTATTTATTAACGGAAATTTTTACACCAGAAAAAAATCCAGCAGATACTAGATTCCAAAATACTTTTTTTACAGAATATTACAACTCTAGATGGTCTGACTTTAAAATTAGCAGTGAGGTGTTAGCTAAATATGAAAAAGATCCAGCATTAGCGGGTCATGTTATTAAAAATACTGCAGGAACTTATTATAGTGGTGAAGTTTATTATGATGGAAGAACAGTATATAGACCTACAGTAAATGCTTCTGGAAATGTTAATATGGTAGATAACGATTCTGATGGATATCTTGATGGTATCTCTGTTTTTACACCTAATTACCCTATGACTGCTGCAGAAAAATATTCGTTACCATTTCTTATTGCTACACCAGATGAAATGTTTGATTCTAGTGGAAGATGGGTAACAGATGCTTCTTCATCATTAGGTGCTTATTATAAAAAATGCTATCCTTCTTTTAATAAATTCTCATCTATTTATTGGATTTACAATAACCAAAGATGGCTTGGAGATGTACCTATTCTTCGTTTGGGAGATGTTTATTTAATTGCTGCAGAAGCTGCACTTCGTGCTAGTAACGATCAAGCTACAGCTGCTGGATATGTAAATACTTTAAGAAAACGTGCTGCCATTACAAGTAGACAAAATGAAATGATTGTTCCTGTGGGTCAAGTTGATCTTGACTTTATTTTAGCAGAACGTGCAAGAGAACTTACAGGAGAGCAAGTTCGTTGGGAAGATTTAAAAAGATTTGGTAAATTAAATAACACTTATCTCAATAGAACCAACCCAGATATTACAGGTTTTGTAGATGACAAGCATATTGTAAGACCAGTGCCACAATCTTTTCTTGATGCAATTGGTAACGCTAACGAGTTTGGTACAAATGGATATTAA